AGATCACCAAAACTAATTCTTCTTGATGAGCCATTTAGTAATCTCGATGAATTTTTAAAAGATGATGTCATTTCAGAAGTCTTCCCAATTTTTAAAGAGAATGGAATCGCTGTTATTTTTGTTTCACATAATATTGAAGAGGCTTTCTCTGTGAGTGATAAGACTATGGTCTTGGCCCATGGAAAAGTGCAACAACTTGATAACCCATTTAATATTTATGAAAGGCCTTCCAATGTATTTGTAGCCCGCTTTACGGGAAAAATAAATCTTCTGGCTTCAAATGTGATTGAAGTAAGTGGAGATAAAGTAAAACTTAAAAATATTTTTGGAGAATTTCACGCGGCCACGACTTTGTGGTTAGAAGGCAAGAAGTTTGTCTACCTTGCGATTCGTCCAGAGGAAGTCGCGCTATCAAATGATGAGCATTCAATTGCAGGAAAAATTAAGAGAATCGAATATCGTGGTAGCACTCAGCTTCTCTACGTCCAGGCATTAGATAAGAATAAGTTTCTCATCACAAGACCAGGACGTGAAAAATTTCAAATTGATCAACGAGTAAGATTTGTTATCAATTCTGAAAGTTCATTTTTATTGCCTATCTAAATTAGTGGAGTCTCGATCCATTAGGGACTTCATGATCCAGATTGAAGAGAACAACATTTTGGGCCTCATCTGAAAAACCAAGTAGTAAAACTTCTGACATGAACTTT
The Bacteriovorax sp. Seq25_V genome window above contains:
- a CDS encoding ABC transporter ATP-binding protein, with translation MAQLIDISFDLKKAEVLSIIGPSGTGKTTLLNIIREVLNPDKGEVVFAGKSNEISYVPQISSLDESKTVIENIMAGAKGILDDDVARDRARDMIEIFALEYKDAKLPSDLSAGQRQRVEFAKAMVRSPKLILLDEPFSNLDEFLKDDVISEVFPIFKENGIAVIFVSHNIEEAFSVSDKTMVLAHGKVQQLDNPFNIYERPSNVFVARFTGKINLLASNVIEVSGDKVKLKNIFGEFHAATTLWLEGKKFVYLAIRPEEVALSNDEHSIAGKIKRIEYRGSTQLLYVQALDKNKFLITRPGREKFQIDQRVRFVINSESSFLLPI